One window of the Betta splendens chromosome 21, fBetSpl5.4, whole genome shotgun sequence genome contains the following:
- the pgap1 gene encoding GPI inositol-deacylase yields the protein MKLAAVAFYGCALGLLAVGLRELLTGFEENRCSMTYMYEYPEYRRVALPRRVARLFPAYGLYLYGEGVYAQETRDLKLTGAPVLFLPGNAGSYKQARSLGSVALRKAERVEGGLHFNVFTVDFNEELVALYGGSLLHQTHFLHESIKAILKLYKHMKAPPQSVVLVGHSMGGVVARALFTLPRFNTNLVTLIITQASPHLAPVLALDPYLLDFYAAVRQKWVNQGNKLRNVTVLSVGGGYRDYQVRSGLTILPCPSGDLNKLSLVATAVPRTWVSTDHLSIVWCKELVLATVRAFFDLVDPQTRQFTESQEKKISVLKHHFIRHTVRVLGESQDISMPDFPEAWSEVNTLRLAYSTPKEGQIKYFLFALSSRRKAYSHFYCRSNDLEMTGWVYGCVKNGSSCARVVDLSVGTELLPSYKVLILTLTDLSAVTHLVVSASNLNGRQFTVECEWQRREFQTLSVPVPHVWSSGLTASDVVIHSSGLLHTVRLQHFHQVYQAFRINIASQCKVHKDRMPSVYRLQAPWFREDSLTTVGVPSVTEISGMLHTSRPDSDSDALLQLHTAPNCQYKVSIRSSLPGVLGQILRFCGLMVPVYTAVTLLLASEGQFSSILRSRQAADMSHVVSKGLQPLKVNLPVYILHILLSYSWFREAWSILCLPPMDALPSTFPDNAFNVDVAPVEEWPHVLSPLLYILGAAVSYWGTMLLRLIIRLLSLMLAPLHRPSVSRHCGTLGLRSQVFITLCLIVVSMKSCGGLAISAAFLVHLYRVLRLQMTVRSLSHMLNLAPHTYKEAKNGTTDTESLVKSSECNGTPLLSECALQEVKDDLQLHLCLSSLFMLPVLLGAPSFIYWIRNLRYSAQLDPDPCWPLTVPLIVVYMLLINCNTLKLSNSKLLPLTSCLPLPLAITMVTFCPLHLYRVSYFLLLALVPLALCCPL from the exons ATGAAGCTCGCCGCTGTGGCTTTTTACGGCTGCGCTCTGGGGCTCCTGGCAGTCGGCCTGCGAGAGCTGCTGACTGGCTTCGAGGAGAACAGATGCAGTATGACCTACATGTACGAGTACCCGGAGTACCGG CGGGTGGCTCTGCCTCGACGAGTGGCCAGACTGTTCCCAGCCTACGGGCTCTACCTGTACGGGGAGGGAGTGTATGCACAGGAAACCAGAGACCTCAAGCTCACCGGTGCCCCGGTGCTCTTCCTGCCTGGAAACGCAGGCAGTTACAAACAAG CTCGCTCCCTGGGCTCGGTGGCCCTGAGGAAGGCCGAACGCGTGGAGGGAGGTCTCCATTTTAACGTCTTTACTGTGGACTTCAACGAGGAGCTAGTGGCCCTGTACGGCGGCAGCCTGCTCCACCAGACACACTTCCTGCACGAGAGCATTAAGGCCATCCTGAAGCTCTACAAG CACATGAAGGCCCCTCCTCAGAGCGTGGTCCTTGTGGGCCACTCCATGGGAGGAGTGGTGGCACGAGCGCTGTTCACGCTGCCTCGCTTCAACACCAACCTGGTGACCCTCATCATTACCCAGGCCTCTCCTCACCTTGCTCCCGTGCTGGCTCTGGACCCGTACCTGCTGG ACTTCTACGCGGCAGTGAGGCAGAAGTGGGTGAACCAAGGAAACAAACTCAGGAATGTCACGGTCCTGTCAGTTGGGGGTGGTTACCGTGACTACCAAGTCCGCTCTGGCCTAACTATCCTACCTTGTCCCTCAGGAGACCTGAACAAACTGTCGCTGGTG GCGACTGCAGTCCCACGCACATGGGTGTCCACCGACCACCTCTCCATAGTCTG GTGCAAAGAGCTTGTTCTTGCCACTGTTAGGGCTTTCTTTGACCTCGTCGACCCTCAAACTAGACAG TTCACAGAAAGTCAAGAGAAGAAAATCTCCGTACTAAAGCATCACTTCATCAGACACACTGTCAGAGTGCTGGGAGAGAGTCAGGACATCTCCATGCCAG ATTTTCCAGAAGCATGGAGTGAAGTTAACACACTACGTCTGGCCTACAGCACACCTAAA GAGGGGCAGATCAAGTATTTCCTGTTTGCCCTATCGAGCCGCAGGAAAGCCTACAGCCATTTCTACTGCAGGAGTAATGACCTG GAGATGACCGGCTGGGTGTATGGCTGTGTGAAGAATGGATCTTCATG TGCTCGTGTTGTAGATCTATCCGTGGGAACCGAGCTTCTTCCGTCGTACAAA gtCCTGATACTGACCCTCACTGACCTGTCTGCAGTTACTCATCTAGTTGTTTCGGCATCAAACCTTAATGGCAGACAG TTTACGGTGGAGTGCGAGTGGCAGAGACGAGAGTTCCAGACTCTGTCCGTCCCAGTGCCACATGTCTGGTCCTCCG GTTTGACTGCCAGCGACGTTGTGATCCACTCCTCTGGACTCCTTCACACCGTCAGGCTGCAGCACTTCCACCAG GTGTATCAGGCTTTTCGAATCAACATTGCGAGCCAGTGCAAAGTACATAAAG ACAGAATGCCCAGTGTGTACAGGTTACAGGCGCCTTGGTTTCGAGAGGACTCTCTAACCACAGTCGG TGTGCCTTCAGTGACTGAGATCTCAGGGATGCTTCATACCAGTCGCCCAGATAGCGACTCTGACgccctccttcagctccacactgcccccaactgCCAATACAAA GTTTCAATAAGGAGTTCATTACCCGGggtgctggggcag ATCCTGAGGTTTTGTGGTCTTATGGTCCCAGTGTACACAGCTGTCACACTTCTCCTGGCCAGTGAAGGGCAGTTCTCCTCCATCCTGAGGTCAAGGCAAGCTGCAGACATGAGCCATGTTGTAAGCAAAGGCCTGCAGCCTCTGAAAGTCAACCTGCCTGTTTACATTCTGCACATCCTGCTTAG CTATAGCTGGTTTCGAGAGGCTTGGTCcattctctgtctccctcccatGGACGCCCTCCCTTCAACCTTCCCTGATAATGCTTTTAATGTAGACGTGGCTCCAGTTGAAGAATGGCCCCATGTCCTATCTCCTCTGCTTTACATTCTGGGAGCAGCTGTGTCCTACTGGGGAACCATGCTGCTCCGTCTCATCATACGACTGCTCTCACTGATGTTAGCTCCATTACACAG GCCATCTGTCTCTAGACACTGTGGGACTCTAGGGCTTCGGAGCCAAGTCTTCATCACTCTGTGTCTGATTGTTGTGAGCATGAAGTCGTGTGGAGGACTGGCGATCTCTGCTGCCTTTTTGGTCCACCTGTATAGG GTGCTGAGGCTACAGATGACTGTGAGATCTCTGAGTCACATGCTGAATCTT GCGCCACATACATACAAAGAGGCTAAGAATGGTACGACCGACACAGAGTCCCTGGTGAAGTCTAGTGAGTGTAACGGCACCCCACTGCTGTCTGAGTGTGCTCTGCAGGAAGTGAAGGacgacctgcagctccacctctgcCTGTCCTCACTCTTCATGCTACCCGTTCTTCTCGGTGCACCCTCATTCATCTACTGGATTCGCAACCTAAG GTATTCGGCCCAGTTGGACCCGGACCCTTGCTGGCCGCTGACTGTGCCTCTCATTGTTGTGTACATGCTGCTCATTAACTGCAACACTTTAAAGCTCAGCAACAG TAAACTCCTGCCACTGACCTCATGCCTCCCTCTGCCCTTGGCCATTACCATGGTGACCTTCTGTCCACTTCACCTCTACAGAGTCTCCTACTTCTTGCTTTTAGCACTTGTGCCTCTGGCCTTGTGTTGTCCACTTTAA
- the znf142 gene encoding zinc finger protein 142 — protein sequence MERGLQSHPPFSCLQCLFVAENAEVLSDHLLEHNHPPSYAQETEAASPTVRNDQPHVSIRQKSNPALSSSLPEDGHKQQAERKRNNIKRMSKALTKGNLSAGETPTLPTKEYLAAGTEQVYRTHTCPMCRRCFKMRSHLQEHLHIHFPEPSLQCPTCKRYFTSKSKLRIHRLREAGEKVHSCHLCEYSAVERNAIRRHIVSVHAGEAEGNTNSHSYACPTCGQRFGQSRSLKVHMKTHIVQPDSQPVACFKDGCTFQSSIRKELLRHTVEAHGMKAVECRHHACGSIFPKEADMELHYRTHLAYHCSQCEFSCSNKSVFLQHRRLGHPGSNKLCCDFCTFTTFNPVQFEQHVGHLHANEKIHRCSQCSYMTSHKRGLKRHMLMHSGEKPHKCNLCDFRCRDDSYLSKHMLTHSEDKNFMCAECGYVTKWKHYLNVHMRKHAGDLRYHCDQCPYRCHRMDQLNSHKLRHQAKSLMCEICAYACKRKNELRNHMLAKHSGEEKQPSAYQCKYCAYTTCYKQALQNHENCKHTKLKEFRCALCFYFSFSSISLFLHKRKAHGYVPGDKAWLENYAAKEREMNSAELVQDFYNKPSTAPEEQSTKGLLPSQREQSELSATADNTVPGSQPSNEAHTANVVSQDTASEGTSPVNPAEEYCMLVLTALPTTDQQQQPLLKKTEEQSENPTSSTAACDKSQKKADLSKSISSAEDDDAAATSNANEECEKSDVDDGYEPSNDVDGQWLVATGACQRPDGAASDQNMALKSDLRQKDMKKHDKDQAEAMVLGGRVQMLMVPTKHMYRCDKCSYVTCRETTLEYHCQSLCQGRAKAHRCQACGAEFKQRRSLDSHITLKKCPAQPSVGISGPHLGTEETVTHSEEASKQLPERRSDRTQPPTSHTESSADSNHRHQKGSTSSGKGCQTQRTRRNKLLKGKHVRKLTLSDKGRSGSPQKKSLLTKTQGKFKCMLCRFSSVRRATVERHISTCSKEERQCDDELVDEKVAQKTRTFSCPSCEFKCSQSHALRSHKRRGCMKPGGVQRTGSEVTLAKRKVSVNGEGLRCQQCAFTCKTQKGMAQHVARKHRGAGPHCCQFCPFSTTRRYRVEQHESLHTGIGRHTCDVCDKTFGAAAKLRQHQTRVHDEQPTHFCSSCDFSSSLPDNVRRHELRCHTGNLEHTCTQCDAHFSSAVALQTHCKRAHLLQVAFSCKQCEYTCSSKVTLKTHQLSKHSPLQCTSCRESFETKDSLEKHQRSHLAHRCQLCPFAAKTRQLLAQHLLNQHEDGPSEEKPLRCSTCQFACRHQLVLEQHLRSHGGRRLYRCTDCEYSTPNKQKITWHLRIHTGEKPCRCELCSYTCTDPSRLKLHMRVHQEEKKYLCPECGYKCKWATQLKYHMTKHTGEKPYACDECEYRTNRADALRAHRDTQHCDTRPYVCETCGKAFKTSFILKTHQRQHSNDRPYTCGLCHKAFRWPAGLRHHYLSHTKQQPFRCRHCSYSAKQKFQVVKHLHRHHPGISAEQGVVRDSAAVSLTLKEALQGTLEERMVEVEEQGSAGITEV from the exons ATGGAGAGAGGGTTGCAAAGTCACCCGCCATTCAGCTGCCTTCAGTGTCTATTCGTTGCTGAAAATGCTGAGGTGCTGAGTGATCATCTGTTAGAGCACAACCATCCGCCATCTTACGCTCAGG AGACTGAGGCTGCTTCCCCAACCGTACGCAACGATCAGCCTCACGTTTCTATCAGACAGAAATCCAACCCAGCTTTGTCATCATCATTACCAGAAGATGGGCACAAGCAACAGGctgagaggaaaagaaacaacataaAAAGAATGAGCAAGGCTCTGACAAAAGGCAATCTTTCAGCAGGGGAAACGCCAACACTGCCAACCAAAG AGTACCTTGCAGCAGGAACGGAGCAAGTCTATCGCACCCACACCTGCCCCATGTGCCGTCGCTGCTTCAAGATGCGCTCTCACCTGCAGGAACACCTCCACATACATTTCCCTGAACCCAGTCTCCAGTGTCCCACCTGCAAGCGGTACTTCACCAGCAAGAGCAAGCTACGCATACATAGGCTCAGAGAGGCCGGTGAGAAGGTTCACAGCTGCCATCTTTGTGAGTACTCCGCCGTGGAGCGGAACGCGATCCGCCGGCACATTGTGAGCGTGCATGCTGGTGAGGCGGAAGGCAACACAAACAGTCACAGCTACGCTTGCCCCACGTGTGGCCAACGCTTTGGCCAGAGCAGGTCCCTCAAAGTTCACATGAAGACACACATTGTTCAGCCAGACAGTCAGCCGGTGGCCTGCTTCAAAGATGGTTGTACTTTTCAGAGCTCTATACGCAAAGAACTTCTTCGACATACTGTTGAAGCACATGGGATGAAAGCGGTGGAGTGTCGTCACCATGCATGTGGATCCATTTTTCCAAAAGAAGCAGACATGGAGCTTCATTATCGGACACACCTGGCCTACCACTGCTCCCAGTGTGAGTTTTCCTGCTCCAACAAAAGCGTGTTCCTCCAGCACCGGCGGCTCGGTCATCCAGGGAGCAACAAGCTTTGCTGTGACTTTTGCACCTTCACCACATTTAACCCTGTGCAGTTTGAGCAGCACGTTGGACATTTGCACGCCAACGAGAAGATTCATCGCTGCTCCCAGTGCAGCTACATGACCTCACACAAGCGTGGTCTGAAAAGACACATGCTGATGCACAGCG GTGAGAAGCCCCACAAGTGTAACCTGTGTGACTTCAGGTGTCGAGACGACTCTTACCTCTCTAAACATATGCTCACTCACTCAGAAGACAAGAACTTCATGTGTGCTGAATGTGGATACGTCACCAAGTGGAAGCACTATCTAAATGTTCACATGAGGAAACATGCAGGAGACCTCAG GTATCACTGTGATCAGTGTCCCTATCGCTGTCATCGCATGGATCAGCTAAATAGCCACAAACTACGACATCAGGCCAAATCACTTATGTGTGAGATCTGTGCTTATGCCTGCAAACGGAAAAATGAGCTTCGCAATCACATGTTGGCCAAACATTCtggagaggagaagcagccatCCGCGTATCAGTGCAAATACTGCGCCTACACTACTTGCTACAAACAAGCGCTTCAGAACCATGagaactgcaaacacacaaagctgaaaGAGTTCCGTTGCGCCCTCTGCTTCTACTTCTCCTTTAGTAGCATCAGCCTCTTTCTGCACAAGAGGAAAGCTCATGGGTACGTACCTGGGGACAAGGCATGGCTGGAGAACTATGCCGCCAAGGAGAGGGAGATGAACTCTGCTGAGTTAGTGCAGGACTTTTACAATAAGCCGTCGACGGCTCCTGAGGAACAGTCCACCAAAGGCCTGCTACCTTCTCAAAGAGAACAGTCTGAGCTTTCTGCAACAGCAGATAACACTGTGCCTGGATCACAGCCTTCCAACGAAGCGCACACTGCTAATGTTGTTTCTCAGGACACTGCCAGTGAAGGTACTTCACCTGTGAACCCTGCAGAGGAATACTGTATGCTGGTTTTAACTGCACTACCCACCACTGATCAGCAACAACAGcccttgttaaaaaaaacagaggaacagagtgaAAATCCAACTTCCAGCACAGCCGCATGTGATAAATCTCAGAAAAAGGCAGACTTGTCAAAATCCATAAGTTCAGCAGAAGATGATgatgcagcagcaacatcaaatgcaaatgaagaaTGTGAAAAAAGTGATGTGGATGACGGCTACGAACCTTCAAACGACGTAGACGGTCAATGGTTGGTTGCGACGGGAGCCTGTCAAAGACCAGATGGAGCAGCTTCTGATCAAAATATGGCTTTAAAATCTGACCTCCGACAAAAAGACATGAAGAAACACGACAAGGATCAAGCAGAAGCCATGGTTTTGGGGGGACGGGTGCAGATGCTGATGGTGCCAACTAAGCACATGTATCGCTGCGATAAATGCTCCTATGTGACCTGCAGGGAGACCACGCTGGAGTACCACTGCCAGTCTTTGTGTCAGGGAAGAGCAAAGGCACACCGATGCCAGGCTTGCGGTGCAGAGTTCAAACAGAGACGCAGCCTTGATAGTCACATCACCCTGAAGAAGTGCCCAGCACAGCCATCTGTTGGCATTTCAGGTCCTCATCTCGGTACAGAGGAGACTGTCACTCACAGTGAGGAGGCATCTAAACAACTCCCTGAAAGAAGGTCTGATCGAACGCAGCCCCCGACTTCACACACAGAGTCTTCTGCAGATTCAAATCACCGGCATCAAAAAGGTTCTACATCCAGTGGAAAAGGATGTCAAACCCAGAGAACAAGGAGAAATAAGCTTTTGAAAGGCAAGCATGTAAGAAAACTAACTTTAAGTGACAAGGGCAGGAGTGGATCACCACAGAAGAAGTCCCTTCTCACCAAAACACAAGGGAAATTTAAATGCATGCTGTGCAGGTTCTCATCAGTCAGACGAGCAACAGTTGAACGTCACATCTCAACCTGTAGCAAGGAGGAGCGTCAGTGTGACGACGAGCTGGTAGATGAGAAAGTGGCTCAGAAAACTCGGACCTTCTCATGTCCAAGCTGTGAGTTTAAATGCAGCCAGAGTCACGCGTTACGGAGCCACAAGAGAAGAGGCTGCATGAAGCCAGGTGGCGTCCAACGCACCGGGTCTGAGGTGACGTTAGCTAAGCGCAAAGTGTCCGTTAATGGTGAAGGTTTGCGTTGCCAGCAGTGCGCTTTCACCTGTAAGACGCAGAAAGGCATGGCTCAGCACGTGGCACGCAAACACAGAGGGGCCGGGCCTCACTGCTGCCAGTTCTGTCCGTTCAGCACCACAAGGCGCTATCGCGTGGAGCAGCACGAGTCCCTTCACACAGGAATCGGTCGTCACACGTGTGACGTCTGTGACAAGACGTTCGGGGCCGCAGCCAAGTTACGTCAGCACCAGACGCGCGTCCACGACGAGCAGCCCACGCACTTCTGCTCATCGTGCGACTTCAGCAGCTCCTTACCCGACAATGTGAGACGGCACGAGCTCAGGTGCCACACGGGGAACTTGGAGCACACCTGCACCCAGTGCGACGCTCACTTTAGTTCAGCAGTTGCACTGCAAACCCACTGTAAGCGGGCGCACCTGCTCCAGGTCGCTTTCTCATGCAAGCAGTGTGAATACACGTGCAGCAGTAAGGTCACACTGAAGACCCACCAGCTAAGCAAGCACTCGCCGCTACAGTGCACCAGCTGCCGCGAGTCGTTTGAAACAAAGGACAGCCTGGAGAAGCATCAGAGGTCCCACCTGGCCCATCGGTGTCAGCTGTGTCCATTCGCTGCCAAAACCAGGCAGCTGTTGGCGCAGCACCTCCTGAACCAACACGAAGACGGCCCCTCGGAGGAAAAGCCCCTCAGGTGCAGCACCTGCCAGTTCGCTTGTCGCCATCAGCTAGTGTTGGAGCAGCACCTCCGCTCGCATGGGGGCAGGCGCTTGTACAGGTGCACAGACTGCGAGTACTCCACCCCCAACAAGCAGAAGATCACGTGGCACCTTCGCATTCACACCGGAGAGAAGCCGTGCCGCTGTGAACTGTGCAGCTACACCTGCACGGATCCCTCTAGACTGAAG CTTCATATGAGGGTTCATCAAGAAGAGAAGAAGTACCTTTGTCCAGAATGTGGCTACAAGTGCAAGTGGGCGACGCAGCTGAAGTATCACATGACTAAACACACAG GTGAGAAGCCGTACGCCTGTGATGAGTGTGAGTACCGCACCAACAGAGCCGATGCCCTGCGTGCCCACCGGGACACCCAGCACTGCGACACGCGCCCGTACGTCTGTGAAACATGCGGCAAAGCCTTCAAGACGAGTTTCATACTGAAGACCCATCAGCGGCAGCACAGCAACGATCGGCCGTACACGTGCGGCTTGTGCCACAAGGCCTTCAGGTGGCCAGCGGGCCTCAGACACCACTACCTCTCCCACACCAAGCAGCAACCTTTCCGATGCCGCCACTGCTCCTACAGTGCCAAGCAGAAGTTCCAGGTGGTCAAGCATTTGCATAGACACCACCCTGGGATTTCTGCAGAGCAGGGGGTGGTGAGGGACTCCGCAGCCGTCAGCCTCACCCTGAAGGAGGCCCTGCAGGGGACACTGGAGGAGAgaatggtggaggtggaggagcaaggTTCAGCTGGCATCACGGAGGTCTGA
- the LOC114846973 gene encoding mitochondrial chaperone BCS1, whose protein sequence is MPLSEFLDGLKDNPYFGAGFGLVGVGTALALARKGAQVGMVFFRRHYMITLEVPSRDKSYHWLLSWITKHARHTQHLSVETSYLAHESGRVHTQFDFHPSPGNHIIWYGRKWIRIERTREKQMVDLHTGTPWESVTFTALGRDRQLFFNILQEARELALKQEEGRTVMYTAMGAEWRPFGFPRRRRPLSSVVLEAGVAERIVDDVKDFIGNPKWYTDRGIPYRRGYLLYGPPGCGKSSFITALAGELGYSICLMSLSDRSLSDDRLNHLLSVAPQQSIILLEDVDAAFVSRELLPTENPLAYQGMGRLTFSGLLNSLDGVASSEARIVFMTTNFIDRLDAALIRPGRVDLKQYIGHCTHWQLSQMFRRFYPDLPASEGERFAERALATHSEISAAQVQGHFLLHKMDPAGSVDNVGQIKG, encoded by the exons ATGCCTCTGTCAGAGTTTCTGGACGGCCTCAAAGACAACCCGTACTTTGGGGCTGGCTTTGGACTGGTTGGTGTTGGGACAGCCTTGGCATTAGCCAGGAAAGGTGCCCAGGTGGGGATGGTGTTTTTCCGTAGGCACTACATGATCACACTGGAGGTTCCCAGCAGGGACAAGAGCTACCACTGGCTGCTGAGCTGGATCACAAAACACGCTAGACACACTCAGCACCTGAGCGTGGAGACCTCCTACCTGGCACACGAGAGTGGACGAGTTCACACTCAGTTTGACTTCCACCCGAGCCCTGGCAACCACATCATctg gtaTGGGAGGAAGTGGATCAGAATTGAGAGGACCAGGGAGAAGCAGATGGTGGACCTGCACACTGGAACCCCATGGGAGTCCGTTACATTTACTGCTTTGGGCAGGGACAGACAGCTCTTTTTTAATATCTTACAAGAAG CAAGAGAATTGGCATTGAAGCAGGAAGAAGGACGGACAGTAATGTACACAGCAATGGGGGCTGAGTGGAGGCCCTTCGGGTTTCCACGGCGACGCAGGCCCCTCAGCTCTGTAGTCCTGGAAGCTGGTGTGGCTGAACGAATCGTTGACGATGTGAAGGACTTCATTGGAAACCCAAAGTGGTACACGGACAGAG GTATCCCCTACAGAAGAGGATATCTGTTGTATGGACCTCCAGGATGTGGAAAAAGTAGCTTCAT CACAGCTTTGGCAGGAGAGCTGGGCTACAGCATCTGTCTGATGAGTCTGAGTGACAGAAGTCTGTCAGACGACCGTCTGAACCACCTCCTGAGTGTGGCCCCACAGCAGAGCATCATACTGTTGGAGGACGTGGATGCAGCCTTCGTCAGCCGAGAGCTGCTTCCCACTGAGA ACCCCTTGGCCTACCAGGGCATGGGAAGACTTACCTTCAGTGGCCTGCTTAATTCTCTGGATGGAGTGGCTTCTTCTGAGGCCAGAATTGTTTTTATGACCACCAACTTCATTGACAG GTTGGATGCAGCACTGATCCGACCCGGCCGCGTAGACCTGAAGCAGTATATCGGACACTGCACACACTGGCAACTCAGCCAGATGTTTCGACGGTTCTACCCAGACCTGCCTGCTTCTGAAGGAGAGCGGTTTGCAGAGCGTGCGTTAGCCACTCACTCTGAGATCAGCGCTGCTCAGGTGCAAGGacacttcctgctgcacaaaaTGGACCCTGCAGGATCTGTAGACAACGTTGGCCAAATAAAAGGATAG